The Halococcus hamelinensis 100A6 nucleotide sequence TGCCGAAGCCACGGAGGCCGTGACCGGGATGACCGTCGACGAGGCGACTGACATGGCGATGGACGCTCTCGATCAGAGCGTCGTCGTCGACGAGCTCCGTCAGCACGTGCTGGGTCGCTATTACGAAATCGAAGGCCCGGTCGTGGGCGACTACCATCTGGCCAACGAGGTCAGCGAAATCGGCCCGAACGACGCTCTCGAGGCGGATGCGGCGCGCGTCTTCAGCGAGCATTTCGAAGCGTAAACGGACGGATCGAATCGTCGTCGGCCCTGACCGGCCGCGACAGCATTTTTTAAGCCCCGAAGGGGTGCAGGGGTCGAAGAAAAAGCACCTCGTGCAGTGATTCAAATGAGTCAGAGTGACAACGGTAACAACAGCCGACAGACAGCCAAGCGCGTGTTCGCGAGCGAGTTCGAAGACGCAACGGACGTCTTCCAGCCGGGCGACAGCGAGCGCAGTCCGAAGTACGCAATGCTTCCCTCCGGGGAAGCGGCGAACCGAGTGTTCGTCGTCGGGACGCTCACCGACTGTGAGGACATCTCGAACAGCTCGGATTTGGAGTACCTTCAGGCTCGGATCGTCGGGCCGACGGGGACGTTCTTCGCCTACGCCGGGCAGTACCAGCAGGAGGCGCTGGGCGCACTCCGAGGCATCGAGGCTCCGGAGTACGTGGCTATCGTCGGTAAGCCCCGAAGCTACGAAACGGACGAAGGCGAGACGCTTGTTTCGCTCACGCCCGAGTCGATCACGGTGGTCGAGGAAGGCACTCGCGACCAGTGGGTCGTCGAGACCGCCGAGCACACCCTCGCCCGGATCGAGGCGATGGAGGACGTCGAGATGGGCGCAGAGGCGAGTCCCGATATCCAGCGAGCACTCGACGTCTACGGCGACGACGAGGACTTCGACCTCGGTGAGTACGAGCAGGGCACGAAGGAGGCACTGGCGCAGGTCGCGGGCATCGACATCGAAGAGAACGACGACGACGAGGAGGACGGCGAGGAGTAGGCAACGAGCCCGCTGGAGTTTTCACCCTCTTTTTTTGTGTGTTGCCACCCGCGCCTTCGGCGCGTCCTCCCCAGCCGACTCACTCCCTCCGGTCGTTCGTCCCTCGCGCGTTCTCCCGGCAAGGCCGGGATTCATCGCGCGCCGCAGCTCCGTGTAGTCCAAGTGTTTACAGTAGTTTTGTCTCGATTGTCGTGTCAGCACTTGGGACGCTTATCGTCTACAGAGGTATGGGGAAGGACCTCGAGACAGAGGGCTCACGAGTGGTCCTAATCGTGTACGTGTTTTTGGCGTCATTGGCCGCTGGGCTTGTCGGTGGCCTCGCCTTGCTCTTGCTGGTGATTCCGGGTATCTACGTCACGCTCAGATTCCAATCCACGACCGCAGCTATCATGCTCGAAGAGCGAGGCCCGGTTCGTGGTCTGCAACGGAGTTGGGGTATCAGCGGGGGAAACGTCTGGACGATTTTCGGTGTGGGCCTCGTATTTTTCGTGGTGTCGATGATCTTTTGGGGTGGTGCAGTACTCGCCACAGGCGGGATACCGACCGGGACGACTGCTGAGGTGGTGCAAGGAATCGAACAACAGGCCACCTACGGGAGTGCTGTCCAATACGTCTTGACGGGACCGATACAGCTCTGCTGTACGGTGTATATGTACGAAGCCTTCAGAGCGAAGTAGGAATTCTGGCATCTCGAACCCAAAGGCTGTGATATGCCGCTCGGACGTTTCAAATACACAAGTGGCCGTCAATATAGGCATTTCATCCAAGCTAAGTGCGTGACTGAATGGGGATTGTACTCGTGTAGTCAAGTGTGAGGTAACTTTGTTCATGTCCGAGATTTCCTTTTAAACCGACGCTACTACTGGCTC carries:
- a CDS encoding nucleic acid-binding protein, whose product is MSQSDNGNNSRQTAKRVFASEFEDATDVFQPGDSERSPKYAMLPSGEAANRVFVVGTLTDCEDISNSSDLEYLQARIVGPTGTFFAYAGQYQQEALGALRGIEAPEYVAIVGKPRSYETDEGETLVSLTPESITVVEEGTRDQWVVETAEHTLARIEAMEDVEMGAEASPDIQRALDVYGDDEDFDLGEYEQGTKEALAQVAGIDIEENDDDEEDGEE
- a CDS encoding DUF7847 domain-containing protein, with the protein product MGKDLETEGSRVVLIVYVFLASLAAGLVGGLALLLLVIPGIYVTLRFQSTTAAIMLEERGPVRGLQRSWGISGGNVWTIFGVGLVFFVVSMIFWGGAVLATGGIPTGTTAEVVQGIEQQATYGSAVQYVLTGPIQLCCTVYMYEAFRAK